From the genome of Gammaproteobacteria bacterium:
CGATGATGGTCGACGGCGGCGGGAGGATGCCACGCTGGTTCCGTTTCTTCGGGTCGGCCGTTTTGCACCCGATTCGACTGCTTCGCTCGTTGTCCGTCTACCACTGGTCGGAACGGACGATCATTCTCCTCGTCATGCAGAGCTTCGACAACAGCCTGAGGTTGCGTCGTGGGCGATTTGGTCGCCTCACGACCGATCAGGAGAGTGGAAAACCGAACCCGACGTTCATCCCGGTGGCGAATGAGGCGGCTCGGATCGCGGCCGACCTGATGGATGGTGATCCGGGGAGCAGCATCAACGAGGTGCTGTTGGACATTCCCTTGACGGCACACGCCATCGGTGGAGCTTGCATCGGGGCCACTCCCGAGCGTGGCGTCATCGACCCGTACCAGCGGGTGTTCGGCCATGAAGGGCTGCACATCGTTGACGGCGCTGCGATCACGGCGAATCTGGGTGTCAACCCGTCGCTGACGATCGCGGCGATGAGCGAACGAGCGATGTCATTCTGGCCGAACCGTGGAGAGGAGGATCCCCGGCCCGCCATTGGGGATCCCTACGAGCAGTTGGAGCCGGTCGCTCCACGCCATCCGAGTGTTCCAGGCGACGCACCGGCCGCCCTGTTCTATTCCTAGCCTTTCTCGTGACACTTCGCGGGAATCAACCTCACGAAACGTCACGAGAACGGTCAATCGTCCAGCATGACATCGGAGTAGCGGGCTCGCACAGTGCGCTTGTCGAACTTGCCGGTTCCGGTCTTGGGGAGTTCTTCCACGAAATCGATCCTGTCCGGGACCCACCAATTCGCGACCTTGGTGCGCAGGAATTCGGTGAGTTCCTGCGCGCTGACCTCAACACCCGGGCGCTTGACGACGACCGCGAGTGGCCGCTCTTGCCAGCGGACGTGGCGCACGCCGACGACGGCGGCTTCAGAGACCCCGGATGCGCCATGAGGGCGCGTTCGAGATCGAGTGACGAGATCCATTCTCCGCCGGACTTGATCACGTCTTTGGCGCGATCGGTGATACGAATGTATCCCTCGGGTTCGATCTTGCACACGTCGCCTGTCCGAAGCCATCCGTCCTCGAAGGACTCGTCGCTTCTCGGATCTCGAATGTACTCGGCGGCGATCCACGGTCCTCGAATGAGGAGTTCGCCGAACGCCTCGCCGTCGTGGGGGAGCGAGATCCCCTCGTCGTCGACGATCTTGGCCTGCAATCCCGGAACGAGCATCCCGGCGGTCTCCAGAAAGTCGAGCTGGCGCTCGAAATCCCAATCTTCCATTCCCGGCTTGAGTTGCGACACCGAGGCGATCGGGTTGGTCTCAGTCATTCCCCAACCCTGCACGACGGTGATTCCCCGAGCCTCGTGAAACCACTTGATCATGGCTCTGGGAACGGCAGAGCCGCCGACGATGAATGCTCGGATGCTCGAGGTGTCGGCCTCGGGGTGTTCCATCAGGTACTGCTGGATGCCAACCCAGACCGTGGGGACACCGGCGGAGAACGTGACCTTCTCGTTCTCGAAGAGCGACACGATACCTTTAGGGGAGAGATCAGGTCCGGGATACGTGATCTTGGAGCCACACATGACTGCCTGGTACGGATATCCCCATGCCGCTGCGTGGAACATCGGAACGACCGGAAGGATGTTGTCGCCGGCTCCGACGGGATAGTTGGCGACGTTGGAGAGCGTATGGAGGTAGGTGGACCGCTGTGTGTAGGCGACGCCTTTCGGATTCCCGGTCGTGCCCGACGAGTAGCAGTACATCATGGGGGATCGCTCATCGAGGATCGGCCACACACCCCACGGCTCTGCATCCGCGATCAGGTCTTCGTACGCGATCGCGTTCGGAAGTGACGTCTCACCAACGGAATCGCCCATGATGATATAGCGCTCGACCTTGTCGAGGTGCTCGGCGAAACGCTCAACGAGCGGCACGAGGCTCGGGTCGACGAAGATCACTCTGTCGCCGCCGTGATTGACGATGAAGGCGAGCTGCTCAGGGAACAGGCGAATGTTGAGCGTGTGCGCCACCCGACCGGTGTTGGCGGTTGCCCAATAGAGTTCGTGGTGACGCTGATTGTTCCAGGCGAACGTTCCCGCGACATCCCCGACTCCGAGGCCGAGTGTGGTCGCGAGCGCAGTTGCGAGCTTGCGGACTCTCAGGTCCGTTTCGGCGTACGTGTGTCGCTGAATCGACAGGTCGGCTTCTACGGAGACGATCTGCTGATCTGGGAACAGT
Proteins encoded in this window:
- a CDS encoding AMP-binding protein, with product MPHMMDDFPLLLSTLYNHAVALFPDQQIVSVEADLSIQRHTYAETDLRVRKLATALATTLGLGVGDVAGTFAWNNQRHHELYWATANTGRVAHTLNIRLFPEQLAFIVNHGGDRVIFVDPSLVPLVERFAEHLDKVERYIIMGDSVGETSLPNAIAYEDLIADAEPWGVWPILDERSPMMYCYSSGTTGNPKGVAYTQRSTYLHTLSNVANYPVGAGDNILPVVPMFHAAAWGYPYQAVMCGSKITYPGPDLSPKGIVSLFENEKVTFSAGVPTVWVGIQQYLMEHPEADTSSIRAFIVGGSAVPRAMIKWFHEARGITVVQGWGMTETNPIASVSQLKPGMEDWDFERQLDFLETAGMLVPGLQAKIVDDEGISLPHDGEAFGELLIRGPWIAAEYIRDPRSDESFEDGWLRTGDVCKIEPEGYIRITDRAKDVIKSGGEWISSLDLERALMAHPGSLKPPSSACATSAGKSGHSRSSSSARVLRSARRNSPNSCAPRSRIGGSRTGSISWKNSPRPEPASSTSALCEPATPMSCWTIDRSRDVS